One window of Planctomycetia bacterium genomic DNA carries:
- the guaB gene encoding IMP dehydrogenase, with amino-acid sequence MHQKIIGDAITFDDVLLLPARSTVVPKDADVRTRLTRNIALNIPLVSAPMDTVTEAGLAIALAQEGGIGIIHKNLSIEAQCREVDKVKRSAHGVIMDPVTLRPSDTVERAAELMRLHNVSGVPITLEDGKLVGILTRRDMKFMDHHTSATGVSNRSGNRSAQAAQRVEQVMTRENLVTAPPGTSLDDADRILQKHKVEKLLLVDQSYKLVGLITIKDIDKNREFPNSCRDLHGRLRVGAAVGVNDLDRVEALIQNDVDVISVDSAHGHSQNVIDTIRAIRKRHDIDLIAGNIATAEAARELIDAGVDAVKVGIGPGSICTTRIVSGVGVPQITAIFNVVSVAEDAGIPVIADGGVRFSGDIAKAIAAGAASVMMGSLFAGLEESPGTVIYWKGRRFKEYRGMGSLGAMVSGSADRYSQKAGDTRDKLVPEGVEGRVPYRGRLAEMTYQLVGGLRAGMGYCGAATIDDLRRDAKFVRVSGAGMTESHPHNLYITEEAPNYAVDHIVEV; translated from the coding sequence ATGCATCAAAAAATCATCGGGGACGCAATCACCTTCGACGACGTTCTCCTCCTGCCCGCGCGCAGCACCGTCGTGCCAAAAGACGCCGACGTCCGGACCCGTCTGACCCGCAACATCGCCCTGAACATCCCGCTCGTCTCCGCCCCGATGGACACCGTCACCGAGGCCGGCCTCGCCATCGCCCTGGCACAAGAAGGCGGCATCGGCATCATTCATAAGAATCTCTCGATCGAGGCCCAGTGCCGCGAGGTCGACAAGGTCAAGCGCAGCGCCCACGGCGTCATCATGGACCCGGTCACGCTTCGACCCTCTGATACCGTTGAGCGTGCCGCCGAGTTGATGCGCCTGCACAATGTTTCCGGCGTTCCGATCACGCTGGAAGACGGCAAGCTCGTCGGCATCCTGACGCGTCGCGACATGAAGTTCATGGATCACCATACGTCGGCGACCGGCGTTTCGAACCGTTCCGGAAATCGCTCCGCCCAGGCCGCGCAGCGGGTTGAGCAGGTGATGACTCGAGAAAACCTCGTCACCGCCCCGCCCGGCACCTCGCTCGACGACGCCGACCGCATCCTACAGAAACACAAGGTCGAGAAGCTGCTGCTCGTCGACCAGTCCTACAAGCTCGTCGGCCTCATCACCATCAAGGACATCGATAAGAACCGCGAGTTCCCCAATAGCTGCCGCGACCTGCATGGCCGGCTTCGCGTCGGCGCCGCCGTCGGCGTCAACGACCTCGATCGCGTCGAGGCCCTGATTCAAAACGACGTCGACGTCATCAGCGTCGACAGCGCTCACGGCCACAGCCAGAACGTCATCGACACGATCCGCGCGATTCGCAAGCGGCACGATATCGACCTGATCGCCGGAAACATCGCCACCGCCGAGGCGGCGCGCGAGTTGATCGACGCAGGCGTCGACGCCGTCAAGGTCGGCATCGGACCCGGCTCGATCTGCACCACGCGCATCGTCTCCGGCGTCGGCGTCCCCCAGATCACCGCCATCTTCAACGTCGTCTCCGTCGCCGAGGATGCGGGCATTCCCGTCATCGCCGACGGCGGCGTGCGCTTCTCCGGCGACATCGCCAAGGCCATCGCCGCCGGGGCCGCCAGCGTCATGATGGGCTCCCTTTTTGCCGGGCTGGAAGAAAGCCCCGGCACCGTGATCTACTGGAAAGGACGCCGTTTCAAGGAATATCGCGGCATGGGCTCGCTGGGGGCGATGGTTTCCGGCAGCGCTGACCGATACAGTCAGAAGGCGGGCGATACCCGGGACAAGCTGGTCCCCGAGGGCGTCGAGGGTCGTGTACCCTATCGCGGACGGCTGGCCGAGATGACCTACCAGCTCGTCGGTGGTCTCCGAGCCGGAATGGGTTATTGTGGTGCGGCGACGATTGATGACCTTCGCCGCGATGCGAAGTTCGTCAGGGTGAGCGGAGCCGGGATGACTGAATCCCACCCGCACAACTTGTACATTACCGAGGAAGCTCCCAATTATGCGGTCGATCACATTGTCGAAGTTTAG
- a CDS encoding CDGSH iron-sulfur domain-containing protein has protein sequence MTEAKHGTKPIIVEEVPGKKAYCQCGHSDKLPYCDGSHARLHTGITPIVVEITEAGTKAVCQCHRSGNKPWCDGTHNRPA, from the coding sequence ATGACGGAAGCAAAGCACGGCACGAAGCCGATCATTGTGGAGGAAGTGCCCGGCAAGAAGGCCTACTGCCAGTGCGGCCACAGCGACAAGCTTCCCTACTGCGACGGGTCCCACGCGCGACTCCATACCGGCATCACACCCATCGTTGTGGAAATCACTGAAGCGGGAACCAAGGCCGTCTGCCAGTGCCATCGCAGCGGCAACAAACCCTGGTGCGACGGGACGCATAACCGCCCGGCCTGA
- a CDS encoding right-handed parallel beta-helix repeat-containing protein, with the protein MSNRINGYLPVVCILFLIVGQIAEATVRRVKTDATGTPHDGSSWDQAYTDLQTAIDDSTDDDEVWVASMSGTPYKPGMARTSTFTLNSNVAIYGGFVGNESTRDARDFVNNETILSGDIGTPSLATDNCYHVVTASGVGDRTRLDGFTIRDGFSAGFGGGTAGVDRSGAGIYISGANSSPRIFNCIIRDNECTAGNGRGAGLWAPLSSSAQGTLVLNNCQFINNKAGTPGGGAFISNMAETTVTGCRFEDNQSTLETGGDNHGGGMYISGSVTMLVPTPAVTLIDCVFEGNKTARGSGGRL; encoded by the coding sequence ATGTCGAATCGAATCAATGGTTATTTACCTGTCGTCTGCATCTTGTTTCTGATTGTCGGGCAGATTGCCGAGGCAACAGTTCGCCGAGTCAAGACGGATGCAACCGGCACTCCGCATGATGGGTCCAGTTGGGATCAAGCGTATACCGATCTTCAGACCGCAATCGACGACTCGACGGATGACGATGAGGTTTGGGTCGCATCAATGTCTGGTACGCCGTACAAGCCCGGCATGGCGCGAACAAGCACGTTTACATTGAATAGCAATGTAGCTATTTACGGTGGATTCGTCGGCAATGAATCGACGCGGGACGCCAGAGATTTTGTGAACAACGAAACCATTCTCAGCGGCGACATAGGTACGCCTAGTTTGGCGACTGACAACTGTTATCACGTTGTCACCGCCAGCGGAGTTGGCGACAGAACCCGCCTCGACGGCTTCACGATCCGCGACGGTTTTTCGGCGGGTTTCGGAGGCGGAACGGCTGGCGTCGATCGCAGTGGTGCGGGTATTTATATCTCGGGCGCGAATTCAAGTCCGCGCATTTTCAACTGCATTATTCGCGACAATGAATGCACCGCCGGAAACGGCCGAGGTGCAGGACTCTGGGCTCCGCTTTCGTCCTCTGCTCAGGGGACGCTTGTCCTGAACAATTGCCAGTTCATCAATAATAAAGCCGGCACGCCGGGCGGCGGCGCGTTTATCAGCAACATGGCTGAAACGACCGTGACCGGGTGTCGCTTTGAAGATAATCAGTCGACGCTTGAAACTGGCGGCGACAATCACGGCGGAGGCATGTACATCAGCGGAAGCGTGACGATGCTGGTTCCCACGCCTGCCGTGACGCTGATCGACTGCGTATTCGAGGGTAACAAGACGGCTCGCGGCTCAGGCGGTAGGCTTTAG
- a CDS encoding enoyl-ACP reductase codes for MGLMSGKRGVVLGVANDHSLAWYIASYLHKEGAEIAFNHLPGEKMERRVKKLTDPIGAKLVLPCDVSSDEDVETFFNKVRDSYDQIDFLVHAVAFANRDCLTNRFWETRREDFKQAMDISCYSLISACQKAFHMFREGASVLTLSYLGSVKFIPGYNVMGVCKAALESTVRYLSADLGDLRRVRVNAISAGPCRTLSSAGIGGFDKILDHYPTKSPLRRNIESEEVGKSGLYLVSDLSSGVTGEIHYVDAGYNMVGW; via the coding sequence ATGGGATTGATGTCGGGCAAGCGGGGCGTCGTGCTGGGCGTGGCCAATGATCACAGCCTGGCCTGGTACATCGCATCATACCTCCACAAGGAAGGCGCGGAGATCGCGTTCAACCATCTGCCGGGCGAGAAGATGGAGCGGCGGGTCAAGAAGCTGACCGACCCCATCGGGGCCAAGCTCGTCCTTCCCTGTGACGTCAGCTCCGATGAGGACGTCGAGACTTTCTTCAACAAGGTCCGCGACAGCTACGACCAGATCGACTTCCTGGTCCACGCCGTCGCCTTCGCCAATCGCGACTGCCTCACCAACCGGTTCTGGGAAACCCGCCGGGAGGATTTCAAGCAGGCCATGGACATCAGTTGCTACTCGCTGATCTCCGCCTGTCAGAAGGCGTTCCACATGTTCCGCGAGGGCGCATCGGTCCTCACGCTCAGCTACCTCGGCTCGGTCAAGTTTATCCCCGGTTACAATGTCATGGGCGTCTGCAAGGCCGCGCTGGAGAGCACGGTTCGCTATCTCTCGGCCGACCTCGGCGACCTTCGCCGCGTGCGCGTCAACGCGATCAGCGCCGGCCCCTGCCGGACGCTCAGCTCGGCCGGCATCGGCGGCTTCGACAAGATCCTCGACCACTACCCGACCAAGAGCCCGTTGCGGCGGAATATCGAGTCGGAGGAAGTCGGCAAGTCCGGCCTCTATCTGGTCAGCGACCTGTCCAGCGGCGTGACCGGCGAGATCCACTACGTGGACGCCGGCTACAACATGGTCGGCTGGTAG
- the waaF gene encoding lipopolysaccharide heptosyltransferase II, with product MMTPRSILISVPNWVGDVVMATAAMNAIRRAFPQARIVHLMRRYVVDVLAHSGLADENVYWPDTQSEGGYLALLRRLRADRFDLAALFTNSFRSAALAWMTGARRRVGYARDGRGSLLTDGLKPVKQNGAYTPVPALDYYNEIARHLGCGEPGDRLVLATGSEDEAAVDRRIGPANAETPLVVLNPGANYGSAKCWPAEKYAALAAMMTQRYGARVVASLAPKEKEIADRLAAAATSPIDIFVEPPLGLGPLKALVKRASLLVTNDTGPRHFAAAFDVPVVTVFGSSDPAWTETRHAGERIAKLSLECQPCMERVCPLKHHKCMVDLSADQVFAEVERLWAARIGPARDKASSARESVTRAQR from the coding sequence TTGATGACGCCCCGCTCGATACTCATCTCGGTACCCAACTGGGTCGGTGACGTGGTGATGGCCACGGCGGCGATGAATGCCATACGGCGGGCATTTCCCCAGGCCCGAATCGTGCACCTGATGCGGCGCTACGTCGTGGACGTGCTGGCCCACAGCGGTCTGGCCGACGAGAACGTGTACTGGCCGGACACGCAGTCGGAGGGCGGCTATCTGGCGCTGCTGCGGCGGCTGCGGGCTGACCGCTTCGACCTGGCAGCTCTGTTCACCAATTCGTTTCGATCGGCGGCGCTGGCGTGGATGACCGGGGCGCGGCGGCGCGTCGGATATGCCCGCGATGGCCGGGGCTCGCTGCTCACAGATGGCTTGAAGCCGGTCAAGCAGAATGGGGCTTACACGCCGGTGCCGGCGCTCGACTACTACAACGAGATCGCGCGGCACCTGGGCTGCGGGGAGCCCGGCGATCGGCTGGTGCTGGCGACGGGGTCGGAGGATGAGGCGGCGGTGGATCGGCGCATCGGTCCGGCGAATGCTGAGACGCCACTGGTGGTGCTGAATCCCGGGGCGAATTATGGTTCGGCAAAGTGCTGGCCCGCGGAGAAGTATGCGGCGCTGGCCGCGATGATGACGCAGCGATATGGGGCGCGAGTGGTGGCATCGCTGGCGCCGAAGGAGAAGGAGATCGCCGATCGGCTGGCGGCGGCGGCGACGAGCCCTATTGATATTTTCGTGGAGCCGCCCTTGGGACTCGGGCCGCTTAAGGCGCTGGTGAAGCGGGCGAGCCTTCTGGTGACGAACGATACGGGTCCGCGACACTTCGCGGCGGCGTTTGACGTGCCGGTGGTGACGGTGTTTGGCTCGAGCGATCCGGCGTGGACGGAGACGCGTCACGCCGGGGAGCGGATCGCGAAGCTGAGTCTCGAGTGTCAGCCGTGCATGGAGCGCGTCTGCCCGCTGAAGCATCACAAGTGCATGGTGGACCTGTCGGCCGATCAGGTTTTCGCGGAGGTGGAGCGGCTTTGGGCGGCGCGCATCGGGCCGGCGCGAGACAAGGCGAGTAGTGCCCGCGAGTCGGTCACGAGGGCGCAGCGATGA
- a CDS encoding glycosyltransferase family 4 protein, giving the protein MKIALVIERFEPWRGGAETSTQEIARLLAAMGHDVHVVTATNAVGPPDITIRRVPATTLLRPLRMAAFVRRTTELLRRERFDIIHAISPLAMADFYQPRGGLIGETLERNVATRSSRPRQLLKQALLAMNIKQRSLLDLERAVFQNPEVKILAVSKYVASQCERIYGALPPRVKVVFNGVRIPLPTPAEKAAHRSEIHRQHQIPDSSLVLLFVAHNFRLKGLGPLIETASRLVTSGYRDFRILVVGRDNPVGYQRRIESLGLSGHITFTGPSRRSQVYMDGADALVHPTYYDPCSRVVLEALSCGLPCLTTKFNGAAEVMSDGREGFVIDSPDDIGLWARRIRELADEDLRRKMSARALELREQLSMERHVKELDAIFRESVETRAPSRSA; this is encoded by the coding sequence GTGAAGATAGCACTGGTTATAGAACGATTCGAGCCGTGGCGAGGCGGGGCGGAAACTTCCACGCAGGAAATCGCCCGATTGCTGGCGGCGATGGGCCACGACGTCCACGTGGTCACCGCGACGAACGCGGTGGGCCCACCGGACATCACCATTCGGCGGGTTCCCGCGACGACGCTGCTTCGCCCGCTGCGGATGGCTGCGTTCGTGCGCCGCACGACCGAGTTGCTGCGCCGGGAGCGTTTCGACATCATCCATGCCATTTCGCCGCTGGCGATGGCGGATTTCTACCAGCCTCGCGGCGGACTGATCGGCGAGACGCTGGAGCGTAACGTCGCCACGCGGTCGTCGCGACCGCGGCAACTCCTGAAGCAGGCGCTGCTGGCGATGAACATAAAGCAGCGCAGCCTGCTCGATCTTGAGCGTGCAGTGTTTCAGAATCCCGAAGTGAAAATCCTGGCGGTGTCGAAGTACGTCGCAAGCCAATGTGAACGGATCTACGGCGCATTGCCGCCCCGCGTGAAGGTGGTGTTCAACGGCGTGCGAATCCCACTGCCCACGCCTGCGGAAAAGGCGGCCCATCGGAGCGAAATCCACAGACAGCATCAGATTCCCGATTCATCGCTCGTTCTGCTCTTTGTCGCGCACAACTTTCGCCTCAAGGGGCTGGGACCGTTGATCGAGACGGCCTCGCGCCTGGTCACCTCGGGGTACCGGGACTTTCGTATTCTCGTCGTCGGACGCGACAACCCGGTCGGATATCAGCGTCGCATCGAAAGCCTGGGGCTGTCCGGGCACATCACGTTTACCGGCCCCAGCAGACGATCGCAGGTATACATGGATGGCGCCGACGCCCTGGTTCATCCGACCTATTACGATCCGTGCAGCCGGGTGGTGCTCGAGGCGCTGTCCTGCGGTCTGCCGTGCCTGACGACGAAATTCAACGGAGCGGCGGAAGTGATGAGCGACGGGCGCGAGGGCTTCGTGATTGATTCACCCGACGACATCGGGCTCTGGGCGCGGCGCATTCGGGAGCTGGCCGATGAGGACCTCCGCCGAAAGATGTCCGCCCGGGCACTGGAGCTGCGCGAGCAGTTGAGCATGGAGCGGCATGTTAAAGAGCTGGACGCGATTTTCCGGGAATCGGTGGAAACAAGGGCCCCTTCGCGCAGCGCGTAA
- the plsY gene encoding glycerol-3-phosphate 1-O-acyltransferase PlsY, translated as MPQSELVTLLVAAYLVGGIPFGFIIARHRGVDLRKAGSGNVGATNVGRVLGKKWGVLVFILDLGKGALVSIVAAKLASSHSESETMRDWVWLACGASCIVGSIFPIYLRFQGGKGVAASLGVILGIYPYLTLPGLLAFALWVIVVKASGYVSLASLSAAVFLPLGYTVMAWFAPWPLSVHYPLLALQATLSVLVFIRHRENIRRLLAGTENRIGRTGDGQTKPAS; from the coding sequence ATGCCTCAATCAGAACTGGTGACCCTCCTTGTTGCAGCCTACCTGGTCGGTGGGATTCCCTTCGGGTTTATTATTGCCCGGCATCGCGGCGTGGACCTTCGCAAGGCAGGCAGCGGAAACGTCGGCGCGACGAACGTCGGTCGCGTGCTGGGCAAGAAATGGGGGGTACTTGTATTCATCCTCGATCTGGGCAAAGGCGCTTTGGTGTCCATCGTCGCGGCGAAATTGGCGTCTTCGCATTCCGAGTCCGAGACGATGAGGGATTGGGTCTGGCTCGCCTGCGGTGCGTCCTGCATCGTTGGTAGTATTTTTCCGATCTATCTGCGATTTCAAGGCGGCAAGGGCGTGGCCGCTTCCCTGGGAGTCATCCTGGGCATTTATCCATATCTGACTTTGCCCGGCCTGCTGGCTTTTGCCTTATGGGTCATCGTCGTGAAGGCCAGCGGATACGTGTCGCTTGCGTCCCTATCCGCCGCCGTATTCCTGCCACTGGGGTACACGGTCATGGCGTGGTTCGCTCCGTGGCCGCTATCGGTCCATTACCCCCTTTTGGCCCTTCAGGCCACCCTGAGCGTGCTGGTGTTTATTCGCCACCGGGAAAACATCCGCCGATTGCTCGCCGGGACCGAGAATCGAATCGGTCGAACAGGTGATGGCCAAACAAAACCGGCATCCTGA